One window from the genome of Rhodopseudomonas sp. P2A-2r encodes:
- the gatC gene encoding Asp-tRNA(Asn)/Glu-tRNA(Gln) amidotransferase subunit GatC encodes MSVDAATVRRIAHLARIAVTEDEVPHLQGELNAMLAFVEQLSEVDVEGVEPMTSVTPMEMTRRADEINDGEIADKVIGNAPMSEDHFFLVPKVVE; translated from the coding sequence ATGTCGGTCGATGCTGCCACCGTTCGCCGTATCGCGCATCTCGCGCGCATCGCGGTCACCGAGGATGAAGTTCCCCATCTACAGGGCGAGCTGAATGCCATGCTCGCCTTCGTCGAGCAGCTGTCAGAGGTCGATGTCGAGGGCGTCGAGCCGATGACCTCGGTGACCCCCATGGAAATGACCAGGCGCGCCGACGAGATCAACGATGGCGAGATCGCCGACAAGGTGATCGGCAATGCGCCGATGAGCGAAGACCATTTCTTTCTGGTGCCGAAAGTTGTCGAGTAA
- the gatA gene encoding Asp-tRNA(Asn)/Glu-tRNA(Gln) amidotransferase subunit GatA has protein sequence MTNLTSLTLAEARDGLAKKSFTSVELTDAHIVAVENARVLNAFVLETPVHARAMAAAADAKIARGEGGPLAGLPLGIKDLFATKDVRTTACSKILGNFVPPYESTVSAQLWRDGAVMLGKLNNDEFAMGSSNETSCFGPVVNPWRRDGSDTNLVPGGSSGGSASAVAAGLCLGATATDTGGSIRQPAAFTGTVGIKPTYGRCSRWGVVAFASSLDQAGPIARTVRDAAILMGSMAGFDPKDTTSANLPVPNYEAAIGKSVKGMKIGIPREYRLDGMPAEIEKLWKEGAETLKAAGAELVDVSLPHTKYALPAYYIVAPAEASSNLARYDGVRYGLRVPGRTIDAMYENTRAEGFGAEVRRRIMIGTYVLSAGYYDAYYLRAQKVRTLIKKDFEDCFAKGIHAILTPATPSAAFGIGEKGGADPVEMYLNDIFTVTVNMAGLPGIAVPAGKDAQGLPLGLQLIGRPFDEETLFSLGEVIEQSAGRFSPTKWWA, from the coding sequence ATGACAAACCTGACGTCGCTGACGCTCGCCGAGGCTCGTGATGGCCTGGCGAAAAAATCCTTCACGTCGGTCGAACTGACCGATGCGCATATTGTAGCGGTCGAGAACGCCCGGGTGCTTAACGCCTTCGTTCTGGAGACGCCGGTGCATGCGCGGGCCATGGCGGCTGCGGCCGATGCGAAGATCGCCAGGGGCGAGGGCGGTCCGCTGGCCGGGCTTCCGCTCGGGATCAAGGACCTGTTCGCCACCAAGGACGTCCGCACCACCGCTTGCTCGAAGATTCTCGGCAATTTCGTACCGCCGTATGAGTCCACCGTGAGCGCGCAACTGTGGCGCGATGGCGCGGTGATGCTCGGCAAGCTCAACAATGATGAGTTCGCCATGGGCTCGTCCAACGAAACCTCCTGCTTCGGCCCGGTGGTCAATCCGTGGCGCCGCGACGGTTCCGACACCAACCTGGTCCCCGGCGGCTCGTCCGGCGGCTCGGCGTCCGCCGTGGCGGCCGGCCTGTGCCTCGGTGCCACCGCCACCGACACCGGCGGCTCGATCCGTCAGCCGGCAGCCTTCACCGGAACGGTGGGCATCAAGCCGACCTATGGCCGCTGCTCGCGCTGGGGCGTCGTCGCCTTCGCGTCGTCGCTCGATCAGGCCGGGCCGATCGCGCGGACGGTGCGTGATGCCGCAATCCTGATGGGCTCCATGGCCGGCTTCGACCCCAAGGACACGACATCCGCCAACCTGCCGGTGCCAAACTACGAGGCGGCCATCGGCAAGTCGGTGAAGGGCATGAAGATCGGCATTCCCCGCGAGTACCGTCTCGACGGCATGCCGGCGGAAATCGAGAAGCTGTGGAAAGAGGGCGCCGAGACCCTGAAGGCAGCCGGTGCGGAACTGGTCGACGTGTCGCTGCCGCATACCAAATACGCACTGCCGGCCTATTACATCGTGGCGCCTGCCGAAGCCTCGTCCAATCTCGCGCGCTATGACGGCGTTCGCTATGGACTGCGCGTGCCCGGCCGCACGATCGACGCCATGTATGAGAATACGCGTGCCGAAGGCTTTGGCGCCGAAGTCCGCCGCCGCATCATGATCGGCACCTATGTGCTGTCGGCCGGCTATTACGATGCCTACTATCTGCGCGCTCAAAAGGTGCGCACCCTGATCAAGAAGGATTTCGAGGACTGCTTTGCCAAGGGCATCCACGCGATCCTCACCCCGGCGACGCCGTCAGCGGCGTTCGGAATCGGCGAGAAGGGCGGCGCGGATCCGGTGGAAATGTATCTCAACGACATTTTCACCGTGACGGTGAACATGGCCGGCCTGCCGGGCATTGCGGTTCCCGCCGGCAAGGACGCGCAGGGCCTGCCGCTCGGGCTGCAGCTGATCGGCCGACCGTTCGACGAAGAGACGCTGTTCTCGCTCGGTGAGGTCATCGAGCAGTCCGCCGGACGCTTTTCCCCGACGAAATGGTGGGCCTGA
- a CDS encoding histidine kinase dimerization/phosphoacceptor domain -containing protein yields MSADDGLPPSQQVDQILGSPKLALALENDRYKHLLDYAPVAVAVSRGAGAEQHVVYINRAFEALMSMTAADVEGHGWTSLDGFLNEDNAEQTLGEAIRDGEDFIGVFRPAVPVDRLVVVQAYASVIESDDGIESFRIAALVDVGGRERAQIEQFENQIRDRDMLMRELQHRVKNNLQLVTALIRLEARSAAEGNRWRWRDSPAVSTR; encoded by the coding sequence ATGAGCGCCGACGACGGACTTCCTCCTTCCCAGCAGGTCGATCAGATTCTGGGCTCGCCCAAGCTTGCGCTGGCGCTCGAGAACGACAGGTACAAGCATCTGCTGGACTATGCGCCGGTCGCGGTCGCCGTGTCGCGCGGGGCCGGCGCCGAGCAGCATGTCGTCTACATCAACAGGGCTTTCGAGGCCCTGATGTCGATGACAGCGGCCGATGTCGAGGGCCATGGCTGGACCAGCCTCGACGGCTTTCTCAATGAGGACAATGCGGAGCAGACCTTGGGTGAGGCGATCCGCGACGGCGAGGACTTCATCGGCGTGTTCCGTCCGGCCGTGCCGGTCGACCGCCTGGTTGTCGTGCAGGCCTACGCGTCGGTGATCGAGAGCGACGACGGCATCGAGAGTTTTCGCATCGCGGCGCTGGTTGATGTGGGTGGGCGCGAGCGGGCACAGATCGAGCAGTTCGAAAACCAGATCCGCGACCGCGATATGCTGATGCGCGAACTGCAGCACCGCGTGAAGAACAACCTGCAACTGGTCACCGCCCTGATCCGGCTGGAGGCGCGCTCCGCCGCCGAGGGGAATCGGTGGCGCTGGCGCGACTCGCCAGCCGTATCGACGCGCTGA
- a CDS encoding sensor histidine kinase yields MALARLASRIDALTVLYRTLSAENAAPEIDLGQYLSDIATAVMQASAMPGIELKLEVGYCPLSINVAMPAGLLVNEMLTNALKYAFVGRNGGQLKLICKQEGGEVTAVVSDDGVGLGEGQEWPSPRKLGALILQTLKENAKNVKFNAVSLRGQGTWFTLVFDAAPISPPN; encoded by the coding sequence GTGGCGCTGGCGCGACTCGCCAGCCGTATCGACGCGCTGACCGTGTTGTACCGCACCTTGTCGGCGGAAAACGCCGCGCCGGAGATCGATCTCGGCCAGTATCTGTCCGACATCGCGACCGCGGTGATGCAGGCCAGCGCGATGCCGGGGATCGAGCTCAAGCTCGAGGTCGGTTATTGCCCGTTGTCGATCAACGTCGCCATGCCCGCCGGGCTGCTGGTCAACGAGATGCTGACCAACGCGCTGAAATACGCCTTCGTCGGGCGCAACGGCGGCCAGCTCAAGCTGATCTGCAAGCAGGAAGGCGGCGAGGTCACGGCGGTGGTGTCCGACGATGGCGTGGGCCTCGGCGAAGGCCAGGAATGGCCATCGCCGCGCAAGCTCGGCGCGCTGATCCTGCAGACGCTCAAGGAAAATGCCAAGAACGTCAAATTCAACGCCGTCAGCCTTCGCGGGCAGGGGACCTGGTTCACCCTGGTGTTCGACGCCGCGCCGATCTCGCCGCCGAATTAG
- a CDS encoding patatin-like phospholipase family protein, giving the protein MSGLRSIGLVVVTSALLLGCASVHNLPINVPLSDASSANKEKIGFEDPVTLDDALVGLSFSGGGTRAAAFSFGVLQELDRVPTRGAGGSMLDHVDLISGVSGGSVTAAYFGLKKRAALSDFRERFLLRNAEEGLNTELSLGTIGRAFSGGINDSTGFTKWLDANLFEGATFEHFRSGKPRIWINASDIYNRVPFVFGATAFTAICSDLTRYPLSNAVAASAAVPIAFAPAVIKAFPGTCNDPLPPSIIKAATNRNASPSLSAYAKAIMRYREGAVPFIKLMDGGLVDNYGISGFTIERESSETAYGPLTPQQAVQLRRALFLVVDSKAGLSGNWINTVEGPSGVELLSAAVDTTIDASVGSSYSAFDRAMKDWQTSLIKWRCGLSSTERARYGARPGWNCKELNFFIGRLGFDQLDPARAKVLEAVPTRFQLPQQQVDDVIAAGRDVLRESPVFKAFAARM; this is encoded by the coding sequence ATGAGTGGGTTGCGTTCTATCGGTCTCGTCGTCGTGACGTCCGCACTCCTGCTCGGCTGTGCCTCGGTACATAACCTGCCCATCAACGTTCCCCTCAGCGATGCCAGTTCTGCCAATAAGGAAAAGATCGGTTTCGAGGATCCCGTCACGCTCGACGATGCCCTTGTCGGCCTGTCGTTTTCCGGCGGCGGCACCCGCGCGGCGGCGTTCTCGTTCGGCGTGTTGCAGGAACTGGACCGGGTACCGACCCGCGGTGCCGGCGGCTCGATGCTCGATCACGTCGACCTTATCTCGGGCGTGTCGGGCGGCTCGGTCACCGCGGCCTATTTCGGGCTGAAGAAGCGCGCCGCGCTGTCGGATTTCCGTGAGCGCTTCCTGCTGCGCAATGCGGAGGAGGGGCTCAATACGGAATTGTCGCTAGGCACCATCGGCCGCGCCTTCTCCGGCGGCATCAACGACTCCACCGGCTTCACCAAGTGGCTCGATGCCAACCTGTTCGAAGGTGCCACCTTTGAGCATTTCCGCAGCGGCAAGCCGCGCATCTGGATCAACGCCTCCGATATCTATAACCGGGTGCCGTTCGTGTTCGGCGCCACGGCCTTCACGGCGATCTGCAGCGACCTGACGCGCTACCCGCTTTCCAATGCGGTGGCAGCCTCGGCTGCCGTGCCGATCGCCTTTGCGCCGGCCGTGATCAAGGCGTTTCCCGGCACCTGCAACGATCCGTTGCCGCCGTCGATCATCAAGGCCGCCACCAATCGCAATGCCTCGCCGTCGCTGAGCGCCTATGCCAAGGCGATCATGCGCTACCGCGAAGGCGCGGTGCCATTCATCAAGCTGATGGATGGCGGATTGGTCGACAATTACGGTATCTCAGGCTTCACCATCGAGCGCGAGTCGTCCGAGACGGCCTATGGACCGCTGACGCCGCAGCAGGCCGTGCAGCTGCGCCGGGCCCTGTTCCTGGTGGTGGACTCCAAGGCTGGCCTGTCGGGCAACTGGATCAACACCGTGGAGGGGCCAAGCGGCGTCGAGCTACTGTCGGCGGCGGTGGACACGACCATAGACGCCAGCGTCGGCTCCAGCTATTCGGCGTTCGATCGCGCCATGAAGGACTGGCAGACCTCGCTGATCAAATGGCGCTGCGGCCTGTCATCGACCGAGCGTGCGCGTTACGGCGCGCGGCCGGGCTGGAATTGCAAGGAATTGAATTTCTTCATCGGGCGTCTCGGCTTCGACCAGCTCGATCCGGCCCGCGCCAAGGTGCTCGAAGCGGTGCCGACCCGGTTCCAGTTGCCGCAGCAACAGGTCGACGACGTGATCGCCGCCGGCCGCGACGTGCTGCGCGAAAGTCCGGTGTTCAAGGCCTTCGCCGCCAGGATGTGA
- the gatB gene encoding Asp-tRNA(Asn)/Glu-tRNA(Gln) amidotransferase subunit GatB, which produces MNAPVKPSKLIKGATGDWEMVIGLEVHAQVTSHSKLFSGSSTEFGGAPNSHVSLVDAAMPGMLPVINEHCVSQAVRTGLGLKAQINRRSTFDRKNYFYPDSPQGYQISQYKSPVVGEGEVIVDTDDGDSFTVGIERLHLEQDAGKLLHDQDPTSTLVDLNRCGVALMEIVSKPDLRSAEQAKAYVAKLRTILRYLGTCDGDMEKGSLRADVNVSVRKPGGPLGTRCEIKNVNSIRFIGQAIDYEARRQIGVLEDGGTIDQETRLFDAGKGETRSMRSKEEAHDYRYFPDPDLLPLEFSEAYVAALKADLPELPDEKKVRFIGDFGLTPYDAAVLVSERESAEFFETVLSKLADKVRDGKLAANWVINELFGRLNKEGQDITSSPVSAVQMASIVDLIGEGVISGKIAKELFEIVWTEGGDPRALVEARGMKQVTDMGAIEKVVDEIIAANPDKVAQAQAKPALMGWFVGQVMKSSGGKANPQAVNDLLKRKLGI; this is translated from the coding sequence ATGAACGCACCTGTCAAACCGTCAAAACTCATCAAGGGCGCCACCGGCGACTGGGAAATGGTCATCGGGCTGGAGGTCCACGCCCAGGTCACCTCCCACTCGAAGCTGTTTTCCGGCTCCTCCACGGAATTCGGCGGCGCGCCGAACAGCCATGTGTCGCTGGTCGACGCGGCGATGCCGGGCATGCTGCCGGTCATCAACGAACATTGCGTCAGCCAGGCCGTGCGCACCGGCCTCGGCCTGAAGGCGCAGATCAACCGGCGCTCGACCTTCGATCGCAAGAATTACTTCTATCCGGACTCGCCGCAGGGGTACCAGATCAGCCAGTACAAGTCGCCGGTGGTCGGTGAGGGCGAGGTGATCGTCGACACCGACGACGGCGACAGCTTCACGGTGGGGATCGAGCGGCTGCATCTGGAACAGGATGCCGGCAAGTTGCTGCACGACCAGGACCCGACCTCGACCCTCGTCGATCTCAACCGCTGCGGCGTCGCGCTGATGGAGATCGTCTCCAAGCCCGACCTGCGATCGGCCGAGCAGGCCAAGGCCTATGTGGCCAAGCTGCGCACCATCCTGCGCTATCTCGGCACCTGCGACGGCGACATGGAGAAGGGCAGCCTGCGCGCCGACGTCAACGTCTCCGTGCGCAAGCCGGGCGGCCCGCTCGGCACCCGCTGCGAGATCAAGAACGTCAATTCGATCCGCTTCATCGGCCAGGCCATCGACTACGAGGCCCGCCGCCAGATCGGTGTCCTCGAAGATGGCGGTACCATCGACCAGGAGACGCGGCTGTTCGACGCCGGCAAGGGCGAGACCCGCTCCATGCGCTCCAAGGAAGAGGCGCACGACTACCGCTATTTCCCGGATCCGGACCTGCTGCCGCTGGAATTCAGCGAGGCCTATGTCGCCGCCCTGAAGGCCGACCTGCCTGAACTGCCCGACGAGAAGAAGGTGCGTTTCATCGGCGACTTCGGGCTGACGCCCTATGACGCCGCCGTGCTGGTCAGCGAGCGCGAGAGCGCCGAGTTCTTCGAGACGGTGCTTTCGAAACTGGCCGACAAGGTCCGCGACGGCAAGCTGGCCGCCAACTGGGTCATCAACGAATTGTTCGGTCGGCTCAACAAGGAAGGCCAGGACATCACATCCTCGCCGGTGTCGGCGGTCCAGATGGCTTCCATAGTTGACCTGATCGGCGAAGGCGTCATCTCCGGCAAGATCGCCAAGGAGCTGTTCGAGATCGTCTGGACTGAAGGCGGCGATCCGCGGGCGCTGGTTGAAGCCCGCGGCATGAAGCAGGTGACCGACATGGGCGCCATCGAGAAGGTGGTGGACGAGATCATCGCCGCCAATCCCGACAAGGTGGCGCAGGCCCAGGCCAAGCCGGCATTGATGGGCTGGTTCGTCGGTCAGGTGATGAAGTCGTCGGGTGGCAAGGCCAACCCGCAAGCCGTCAACGATCTCCTGAAGCGCAAGCTCGGCATCTGA
- a CDS encoding YciI family protein, giving the protein MFIITLRFVDKTKAPRFMDGHNAWIKSGFDDGVFLLVGGLQPNAGGAILAHNASLEEIEARVQDDPFVAEGVVKAEILAVTPGRTDERLAFLKA; this is encoded by the coding sequence ATGTTCATCATCACCCTTCGCTTCGTCGACAAGACCAAAGCCCCGCGGTTCATGGACGGGCACAATGCCTGGATCAAAAGCGGATTCGACGATGGTGTCTTTCTGCTGGTCGGCGGCCTCCAGCCGAACGCCGGCGGCGCGATCCTTGCGCACAATGCTTCGCTGGAGGAGATCGAAGCACGTGTGCAGGATGATCCCTTCGTCGCCGAAGGTGTGGTCAAAGCTGAAATCCTCGCCGTCACTCCGGGCCGCACCGATGAACGGCTCGCCTTCCTGAAAGCCTGA
- a CDS encoding porin, giving the protein MNTIKSLILGSAAGLLAMGGAQAADLPMKAKAVEYVKICSLYGAGFYYIPGTDTCIKLGGAIRLETTLNGQASGNGNWYGGANGSQSFNQDWYGTRARFNLNVDTRTATEYGVLRTYGDMKVDFTRGTSSIAGGTIAEVDYAFIQFAGFTMGKSVSMFDPQWALSKPTISSGFQAGSNNATGISQFAYTASFGNGVSATISLEDAQPYRTAGVVNTSSAFVAPFGGSTLTGGAYGINNFLGNASTGDHVPDVVGNLRLDQAWGSAFVSAAAHEVHGTYYTNADSGRPSSTYGYAVSGGFELKNLPTGAGDSFKLEATYAKGAAKYVWGGTQDSSGAGRYARASGNGAGSSMAFGYVLDGVYSNGTGIDLSTAWDISAYYEHYWNPNWRTSLYGNYSTISYGSAGNAALMQALTNGSTANITGVGSLAATGGDMKFSSYQVGTKTAWTPVKNLTLSADFLYTRLDTNLTGTYNAAAGQVSSSSARAYTLGDQNVYQLQLQAQRSF; this is encoded by the coding sequence ATGAACACGATTAAGAGCCTGATTCTGGGCTCGGCCGCGGGCTTGCTCGCGATGGGCGGCGCACAGGCCGCTGATCTTCCGATGAAGGCCAAAGCGGTCGAATACGTGAAGATCTGCTCCCTCTACGGCGCGGGCTTCTACTACATCCCGGGCACCGACACCTGCATCAAGCTCGGCGGCGCGATCCGTCTTGAGACCACGCTGAACGGCCAGGCTTCCGGCAACGGCAACTGGTACGGCGGCGCAAACGGCTCGCAGTCCTTCAACCAGGATTGGTACGGCACCCGCGCTCGTTTCAACCTGAACGTCGATACCCGCACCGCGACCGAATACGGCGTGCTGCGCACCTACGGCGACATGAAGGTCGACTTCACCCGCGGCACCTCGTCGATCGCCGGTGGCACCATCGCCGAAGTCGACTACGCCTTCATCCAGTTCGCTGGCTTCACCATGGGTAAGTCGGTGTCGATGTTCGACCCGCAGTGGGCCCTGTCCAAGCCGACGATCTCGTCGGGCTTCCAGGCTGGCTCCAACAACGCGACCGGCATTTCGCAGTTCGCCTACACCGCCTCGTTCGGCAACGGCGTGTCGGCGACGATCTCGCTTGAAGACGCTCAGCCCTACCGCACCGCCGGTGTCGTCAACACTTCGTCGGCATTCGTCGCTCCGTTCGGTGGTTCGACCCTCACGGGTGGTGCTTACGGCATCAACAACTTCCTCGGCAACGCCTCTACTGGCGATCACGTTCCTGACGTCGTCGGCAATCTCCGCCTTGATCAGGCCTGGGGTTCGGCCTTCGTGTCGGCAGCTGCTCATGAAGTTCATGGCACCTACTACACCAATGCCGACTCTGGCCGTCCGTCCTCGACTTACGGTTACGCAGTCAGCGGCGGCTTCGAGTTGAAGAACCTGCCGACCGGCGCAGGCGACAGCTTCAAGCTGGAAGCCACCTATGCCAAGGGCGCAGCCAAGTACGTCTGGGGCGGCACGCAGGATTCGTCCGGCGCAGGTCGTTATGCCCGCGCGAGCGGCAATGGCGCCGGCAGCAGCATGGCGTTCGGTTACGTGCTTGATGGCGTTTACAGCAACGGCACCGGCATCGATCTGAGCACCGCCTGGGACATCAGCGCGTACTACGAGCACTACTGGAACCCGAACTGGCGTACGTCGCTGTACGGCAACTACAGCACCATCTCCTACGGTTCTGCAGGTAATGCAGCTCTGATGCAGGCTCTGACCAACGGCTCGACGGCCAATATTACGGGCGTCGGTTCCCTTGCTGCCACCGGTGGCGACATGAAGTTCTCGTCCTACCAGGTCGGAACCAAGACCGCTTGGACCCCCGTCAAGAACCTCACCTTGTCGGCTGACTTCCTGTACACCCGCCTCGACACCAACCTGACCGGTACCTACAACGCCGCCGCTGGGCAAGTGTCGAGCTCTTCGGCTCGCGCCTACACCCTGGGCGACCAGAACGTGTACCAGCTGCAGCTGCAGGCTCAGCGCTCCTTCTAA